From Malaciobacter mytili LMG 24559:
CTTGATGTTCATAAAACCATATTTGAATTTGTTTTGCTAAAATTAAAATAGAAAAGATAAGTATAACCACAAATAAAATTAAACTTATTTCATTAATTAAAAGTAATAATAAATATACTTGGTTATGATTTTTTGAAAAAATCTCAACTTTTCTAATATTTTTATTTTTATAAAGTTCATCTTTTATTTTATTTAATTCAGTAGTTGTTGGAAACTCTTCAAGATGAATTTTATAAAAATTTGGAAGTTTTTGTTTTAATAAAGTAATAGAAGTATCAGAAAGATTTGATTTTATATCATCAATAATCTTTTCCCTTTGTAAAGTTACTATTTTACTTACTTTTATATTTGCTAATTCATTTATCTGCTCTTTTATTAAAGGCGTATTTGTAATAACTACAATTGAGTAATCATTTGAGATTTTCTTTTTATATTCTTTTACTATATTTTGTGTAAATAAATATAAAGTAAAAGTTATTAACATAGCACAAAGTGGTATTACAAAAGCAAATATATTTTTAAGAAACTTCATATATTATCCCATCTTCAATTGATAACTGTCTAAACCTAATGCCAAAATTTTTAGGAACTCTATGTGTAACAACTACAACTGTAATCCCTAGTTGTTCATTGGCACCTTTTAGTAAATTCCATACCACTTCAGCAGAATAATCATCTAAATTT
This genomic window contains:
- a CDS encoding cell division FtsX domain-containing protein produces the protein MKFLKNIFAFVIPLCAMLITFTLYLFTQNIVKEYKKKISNDYSIVVITNTPLIKEQINELANIKVSKIVTLQREKIIDDIKSNLSDTSITLLKQKLPNFYKIHLEEFPTTTELNKIKDELYKNKNIRKVEIFSKNHNQVYLLLLLINEISLILFVVILIFSILILAKQIQIWFYEHQEKIAILQLHGASILYSSSTIIKYAIFSSFLAFLIVAGVFIFLVNNLTLVFPQELNGIVNVDLSLNKELLKLFSLSFGISILTIFGVLVKYKIKND